The Sphingobacteriales bacterium nucleotide sequence CAAAAACTCAAATGCACAAGAAGCTCACGAAGCAATACGACCAACATATATAGAAAATACTAACGAAGGTAGTAATAGAGACGAAGAAAAATTATATCAACTAATTTGGAAAAGAACTATTGCATCGCAGATGAGTAATGCAAGACTAGAAAAAACAGTAGCAAAAATTGATATATCAAACAGAAAAGAAATTTTTTCAGCAGAAGGAGAAGTGCTAAAATTTGAAGGATTCTTAAAAGTATATATAGAAAGTACAGACGATGAAGAGCAAGAAGAAACAGGTATGTTGCCAGCACTTAATGTAAATCAAGTTTTAGAGTACAAAAATATAGAAGCAAGACAACGATTTTCGCAACCACCATCAAGATATACTGAAGCAAGTTTAATTAAGAAATTAGAAGAATTAGGCATTGGTCGTCCATCAACTTATGCACCAACAATTTCTACCATACAAAATAGAGAATATGTAAGCAAAGGCGAAGCTGAAGGCAAACCAAGAGCATACAATAAATTAGAACTCAATCAAAATAAAGAAATAGTGTTAGAAACTTTGTCTGAAAATACAGGCTCATTAAAAGGAAAATTAATTCCAACAGATATTGGTTCTTTAGTTTGCGATTATCTAGTAAAACATTTTCCAAAAATTATGGATTATTCTTTTACTGCAGATATGGAAAAAGATTTTGACTTAATTGCTGAAGGTAGTAAAGAATGGACAAAATCATTAACACAATTTTATACACCATTTCACAAAGATATTGAAGCATCAGAAGGTACAGATTATGTAACAGGAGAAAGAGTATTAGGTGTTGAATCAGAATCAAAAAAACAAATCGTTGCAAAACTAGGTAGATATGGCCCAATGATACAAGTTGGAAGTGTAGATGATGAAGAAAAACCAAAATACGCCAAACTAAGAAACGGACAAAGTATAGAAACGATTACATTAGAAGAAGCATTAGAATTATTCAAATTACCACTTTCTTTAGGAAATTATAACAACGAAGAAGTTATAGTAAGTGATGGTAGATTTGGACCATATATAAAATATAATGAACAATTTATTTCGTTGCCAAAAGGAGAAGAACCTACAGAAGTAACTTTAGAAAGAGCAATAGAATTAATACAACAAAAACAAGATGCTGACGCACCAATTGCATACTATCAAAACTTGCCAGTGTCAAAAGGAAAAGGCAGATTTGGTCCATACATTAAATGGAATGATATGTTCATCAATATTCCAAGAGCATACAATTTTGATACACTAACGCAAAAGATTGCGATGAATTGATAGAAAAAAATTGAGAAAGAAGCCAATAGAGTAATACTCAGTTTTCCTGAAGAGAAAATAAATATAGAAAATGCACGTTGGGGGCCAATTATCAAATTCAATAAAAAAATATTAAAACTTACAGGAAAAAAATACACAAGCGAAGAAGCAGCTTTATTGACATTAGAAGAAGTGAAAAAAATGATAGAAGCACAAGTGCCAAATGCTTTTGAGAAAAAAACAAAGAAAGCACCAGCCAAAAAAGCGCCAGCAAAGAAAGCAGCAACCAAAAGCACAAGTAAAAAATAAAAAACTTTTTTGAAGATATAAATGTTATAGACAAATGAAAAAACAAGCTACAGTATTTGATGAAATAGTAAATAGTAGACGTTCTGTAAGAATATATGATGCCAATGCACCTTTTGATGAAGAAGTTGTAATGAGAAGTTTAGAAAGAGCAACATTAGCACCAAACTCAAGTAATTTACAGCTTTGGGAATTTTATAGAGTAAAAACACCAAGCAAAAAGAAAGAATTAGCAAAATATTGCCTTGGACAAAGAGCAGCTACAACAGCAAATGAATTAATTGTTTTTGTAACTCGAAAAGACAAATGGAATAAACACGCAAAATTTGTTTTAGAAGAAGCAAAAAAACAATTCCCATCAAAAATTGGCAAAAAAGAACAATTGATAATTGACTATTACAGCAAAGTAATTCCAACACTATATTTTTCTGATCCATTAGATCTGGTTGGTGCATTTAAAAAAGTAGCAGCAAATGTTGGCGGAATGTTTCAGCCATTGCCAAAACAAGTTACAGCAACAGACATAAGAATTGTAGTGCATAAAAGTTGCGCACTTGCAGCACAAACATTTATGTTGAGCATGTCTGCCGAAGGTTATGATACATGCCCAATGGAAGGTTTTGATTCTGATAAAGTAAAGAAATTCCTAAACCTACCAGCATCAGCAGAAATTTGTATGGTAGTTTCTGTAGGCAAAGCAGCACCAGAAGGTATTTATGGAGATAGAGTACGTATTCCAAAAGAAGAAATAATAAAAGTGATATAAATTTGTTTTTTTTATGCTTTTTATCATTTTAAATATGACTATTTTGATATAAATTCGCCACAAATAAAAAATTATATTATGTCAGAATTAAAGTATCTACAAGAACTACATGCAGAGCATAAAGCATGGTTAAACACTATCAAGTTTTATGATGATGATTTGAAAGTATTGCAAAATAGATTATCAGAAGTATCTATAAAAAATACAGACAAAGAATTCCATGCAATGATTGAGCGTTTCCAAAATAAATTAATTATTCAAAAAGAACAAATTGATATTTTGACACATGAAATCAATCAACATGAACAAGAAATTCTAAAAAATATAGAAGAAAATCCGATTGCCACAGACCATAGAAAAGTAAATGACCATGCAGACACAAGAGATAAAGTTCAAACATTTGAACTAATTTTTAATAATCTTAGAAAAGATTTAATAAAATTTACATCAACTTGGATGTAAGTAATTACATTATTTTATAAGAAGAAGGCATTGTAGAAATACAATGCCTTCTTTGATTTATGAGAAAAATATTCTAGTGAATATTAAACACAAATGGAATTCTTGCTTGTGGTTTGGTGTATTGTTTTAGCTTCTCAATTTCTTTATAAGAACTAATTTCTTTTCTAAAAAACTTTGCAACCCTTTCACAGCAGGATACTGTACAACATTTATAGCGTTCAATTTTGCCAATTTTTTTGCTTCCGCAATGGCATCATCAAGCGTACCAATATTATCAATCAATCCAATAGCTTTAGCATCTACGCCACTATAAATTCTTCCTTTTGCAATATTTGTCACTTGTTCTGCGCTCAGTTTTCTAGCATCAGCAACACGTTTTTTAAATAAAGTATAAATTGCATCAATATCACGTTGCATGGCAGCATTTTCTATTGGTGTCCATGCTCTTGTGCTGTTGCCAAAATCTGCATATGGATTTGTTTTTACTACATCAGTAGTAATGCCCAATTTATCATTAAACAATTTTTGTGTATTAAATAACATGCCAAAAACGCCAATAGAACCAGTAATTGTATTCTGTTGTGCAAATATCTTATCACTTGCACAAGCTATATAATAGCCACCACTTGCAGCCACATCGCCAAAAGATACTACAATAGGTATTTTCTTTTTCAAATTACTCAAAGCACGCCAAATCTGTTCTGATGCAAAGGCACTGCCACCACCAGAATTTACACGCAATACCAAAGCTTTTACTTCGCCACTATTTGCTTTTTCTTGTATTTCATAAATATGTTTCAAGTAAGTATCTCCAGCTATTGTACCAGATTCAGCATTACCATCTATAATTTCGCCTTCAGCAAACAATACAGCAATTTGATTGCTAGCACTTGTATTATCTTCAGGCGTTATAGATTTTTTGTATTTTTTATAAGATACAAAATTTAGATTCTCATTTTTGCCATAGCCAAGTTTTGTTCTTATTTCATCTAGCAATTCATCTTGATATTTAAGATCATCTACCAAGCCATATTTCTTTGCATCTATAGCTTGAGTAATTTGTAATTGATTGGCAAATCCTATTAATGAATCTGTGCTGATGTTTATTTTTTTAGATAATTTTGATAAATACTCAGCTTGAATGTCTTTTAATAGTTCAGTAAGTTGCAATTCATTTTCTGGACTGTTTTCTTTTAATCTAAATGGTTCTGTGGCACTTTTAAATTCGCCAGCATAGAAAATATTAGGTTGCACACCAACTTTCTCCATTAAGCCAGTAAAAAACATATTTTCTAACACAAAACCATTGAACTCGCAACCAGCAATTGGATTAAGATACATTTTATCTGCATATGCACCAACCAAAAATGTTTTTTGAGTTGCACCGTTGCTATACAAATAAACCAACTTACCAGATTTCTTAAAATCTTCAATAAAATCTAAAAATTGATTTAAAGCAGCAATGCCAAAACTAGCTTTGTCAATATCAATTAATAGTATTTTTATTTTTTTATCAGCTTTCGCTTGCTTCAATACTTCTTGAATGTCAAATAAACCAATAGAACTTGTTCCAGAACTAAATGAAAAGTTCAAGAATGATGCATCATAAGTTCTGTCTGTAATTTCTCCTTCTAAGTTTAAATGTAGTACGGAGTTGCTTTTTATTGCTGTATCTTCACTTGTAGTTGCGCTACTTGCTAGGCTACCTATCATTCCAGTGAGAACAAAAAATAAAATGAACAAGCCTACAAGCACGCCCAAACAAGAGCCAAAAAATATTTTAAAAAAAGTTTTCATATGTGATTAATAATATTTTATTTTCGTAAAAGTAATTCTAATTTTTAATATTTCAATTTGCATACTCTATTTATTTTATTAGGCGACAACAAAGGATATAGATATAAACATATGCTTTTGGCACAATATTTTATTCAACATAAAATTGGAGAAATTGTTTTGAGTTCTTCAATATACGAAACTGCACCATGGCAAGTGAAACACAAAACAAAATATCTCAATCAATGTTTGATGGTAAAAACGCAACTAAGTATTTTCCAATTGCTTAATGCCACTCAGAAAATTGAAAAAATATTAGGCAGAACAAACAAAAGCCAACTGTCATCCAGAACGATTGATATAGATGTATTATTTTATGATAATACTATTGTAGAGACAAAAAATCTTACAATACCACATCCACGTTTGCATCTAAGAAAATTTACATTAATACCATTGAACGAAATAGCAAGTAAAATTGTACATCCAAAATTTAACGAAACCATACAAAAGCTACTAGAAAACTGCGATGACACATCTGTCGTTGAAAAATACAGTATAACCTAAAAATTGCTTATAAGAGCCAACAAAGTTCAAGAGTCAATCCATGGCTGACTGTCAGCTGTCGACTGCCATGCGTTCAAGTGTCAGCACGAGGCGAAGAAAAATCGAAACGGCTGAAATCATATTCTGATAAGAAAAAGAAATTGGCATCAGAAAAATAGCGTTAGAAGATAATGTTTTTATCATACAGAAGCGTAATTGTCATTACCACGAAAGTGGTAATCTCATTATTACTTTGATTTAGGAGATTGCCTTTTACATGGCAATGACATTAAACAATGTCAGCAAAATAAGCAATAAAACGTTCAAGTGTCAGCACGAGGCGAAGAAAAATCGAAACGGCTGAAATCATATTCTGATAAGAAAAAGAAATTGGCATCAGAAAAAAAGCGTTAGAAGATAATGTTTTTATCATACAGAAGCGTAATTGTTATTACCACGAAAGTGGTAATCTCATTATTACTTAGATTTAGGAGATTGCCTTTTACAAGGCAATGACATTAAATAATTTCATTAAGAAAATAGGAAAAAGCGTTCAAGCGTCAGCACGTGGCGAAGAAAAATTGAAACGGCTGAAATTATCGTGCAAAATATGACACAGCAAAATATTTATGTTATAATACAAACTATAAACAAGCACAAATAAAACCAATAAGATGATTTAAAGAAGAGAGATTTTTCGAGCTGAAGCCAATAAGCATGGCAAAGTGCCTCAGTTTGAACTTGATTTTTTTATTACTTTTTTTATCAAGGAAAAAAGTAAGTAAAAGATAAAGCGTAATTTTTCGTAAGCCTTGATTCCTCCTTGTTACTTTCTTTGTATCAAAGGAAAGAAAGTAAATAAAATAAAGATATATAAAAGAATATATTTTATAAAACACCTAACTGCGTTTATGCTTAATACACGTTATAGTAGAAAAATACAATGATAATGCTGTAGATAAAAATATAGTCGAATCTAAATATTACTTACAAAATGCCAAACAACAATGCCAGCACAAACAGAAACATTTAAAGAATGCTTGCTGCCAAATTGTGGAATTTCTATACATGTATCACAAGTATTCATAAATTCCTGACTAACACCATCTACTTCATTGCCAAATATTAAAGCATATTTTTTATCATCTTTTACAATAAAATCTTGTAAAAAGGTAGAGCTATCACTTTGTTCTATGCATATAATTGTATAACCTTTTTCTTTTAAATTTTGTATGCAAGTCTCTTTTTCTTCAATATAAGACCATGTTACAGTTTCTGTAGCACCTAAGGCAGTTTTTTGTATTTCTCTATTGGGTGGTTGCGCTGTGATGCCAACTAAAATAATTTCTTCAATCAAAAAAG carries:
- a CDS encoding nitroreductase family protein, giving the protein MKKQATVFDEIVNSRRSVRIYDANAPFDEEVVMRSLERATLAPNSSNLQLWEFYRVKTPSKKKELAKYCLGQRAATTANELIVFVTRKDKWNKHAKFVLEEAKKQFPSKIGKKEQLIIDYYSKVIPTLYFSDPLDLVGAFKKVAANVGGMFQPLPKQVTATDIRIVVHKSCALAAQTFMLSMSAEGYDTCPMEGFDSDKVKKFLNLPASAEICMVVSVGKAAPEGIYGDRVRIPKEEIIKVI
- the sppA gene encoding signal peptide peptidase SppA — its product is MKTFFKIFFGSCLGVLVGLFILFFVLTGMIGSLASSATTSEDTAIKSNSVLHLNLEGEITDRTYDASFLNFSFSSGTSSIGLFDIQEVLKQAKADKKIKILLIDIDKASFGIAALNQFLDFIEDFKKSGKLVYLYSNGATQKTFLVGAYADKMYLNPIAGCEFNGFVLENMFFTGLMEKVGVQPNIFYAGEFKSATEPFRLKENSPENELQLTELLKDIQAEYLSKLSKKINISTDSLIGFANQLQITQAIDAKKYGLVDDLKYQDELLDEIRTKLGYGKNENLNFVSYKKYKKSITPEDNTSASNQIAVLFAEGEIIDGNAESGTIAGDTYLKHIYEIQEKANSGEVKALVLRVNSGGGSAFASEQIWRALSNLKKKIPIVVSFGDVAASGGYYIACASDKIFAQQNTITGSIGVFGMLFNTQKLFNDKLGITTDVVKTNPYADFGNSTRAWTPIENAAMQRDIDAIYTLFKKRVADARKLSAEQVTNIAKGRIYSGVDAKAIGLIDNIGTLDDAIAEAKKLAKLNAINVVQYPAVKGLQSFLEKKLVLIKKLRS
- the folK gene encoding 2-amino-4-hydroxy-6-hydroxymethyldihydropteridine diphosphokinase — its product is MHTLFILLGDNKGYRYKHMLLAQYFIQHKIGEIVLSSSIYETAPWQVKHKTKYLNQCLMVKTQLSIFQLLNATQKIEKILGRTNKSQLSSRTIDIDVLFYDNTIVETKNLTIPHPRLHLRKFTLIPLNEIASKIVHPKFNETIQKLLENCDDTSVVEKYSIT
- a CDS encoding RNA methyltransferase encodes the protein MQKLKLAELNRLTKEEFIDAKKHNIILVLDNIRSAMNVGSFFRTSDAFLIEEIILVGITAQPPNREIQKTALGATETVTWSYIEEKETCIQNLKEKGYTIICIEQSDSSTFLQDFIVKDDKKYALIFGNEVDGVSQEFMNTCDTCIEIPQFGSKHSLNVSVCAGIVVWHFVSNI